One Terriglobales bacterium DNA segment encodes these proteins:
- the carA gene encoding glutamine-hydrolyzing carbamoyl-phosphate synthase small subunit, with protein sequence MQAILALEDGRIFRGKGYGANAECYGEVVFNTSITGYQEIFTDPSYAGQIVVLTNPEIGNYGTNSDDVEANRPYIEGLVVREFSRVSSNWRSQEVAEQYLERFKIPVLAEIDTRALVRHLRDNGVMRGIISSLETDTAKLIAKARSIPKMDGTDLARVVSTKQRYVWEVGERSHEPTEVVGVKDEPPRFHVVAYDYGIKHNILRKLRAERCRVTVVPAETPAEDVLSLKPDGIFLSNGPGDPQPCTYAHENIRRLMGKVPVFGICLGHQLLGLALGGKTYKLKFGHHGGNHPVKQLHSGKVEITAHNHNFAVDPDSLPQSEVELTHIDLNDNTLEGMRHRNLPVFSVQYHPEASPGPHDSHYLFKDFVKMMEEWNGQSSV encoded by the coding sequence ATGCAGGCGATCCTGGCGCTGGAAGATGGTCGCATCTTCCGCGGCAAAGGCTACGGCGCGAACGCCGAATGTTACGGCGAAGTTGTTTTTAATACTTCCATCACCGGCTATCAGGAAATTTTCACCGATCCCTCTTACGCCGGCCAGATTGTAGTTCTCACTAACCCTGAAATCGGCAACTACGGCACCAACTCCGACGATGTCGAGGCCAACCGTCCGTACATCGAAGGTTTGGTGGTGCGTGAGTTCTCGCGTGTCAGCTCCAATTGGCGATCGCAGGAAGTTGCCGAGCAATATCTGGAGCGCTTTAAGATCCCGGTGCTGGCGGAAATTGACACTCGTGCTCTCGTGCGTCACTTGCGGGATAACGGGGTAATGCGCGGCATTATCTCGTCACTTGAAACCGATACAGCGAAGTTGATCGCGAAAGCCCGGTCCATTCCAAAGATGGACGGAACCGACCTGGCGAGAGTAGTCAGCACCAAGCAGCGCTACGTGTGGGAGGTTGGCGAGCGATCACACGAGCCGACGGAAGTGGTCGGCGTAAAAGATGAGCCCCCGCGTTTCCACGTAGTAGCTTATGACTACGGCATCAAGCACAACATTCTGCGGAAGCTGCGTGCCGAGCGTTGCAGGGTCACCGTCGTCCCCGCGGAAACGCCTGCGGAAGACGTGCTCAGCCTAAAGCCGGACGGAATTTTTCTTTCAAACGGCCCCGGCGACCCCCAGCCCTGCACCTACGCGCACGAGAACATTCGTCGGCTGATGGGCAAAGTCCCCGTATTCGGCATCTGCCTTGGACATCAGCTGCTCGGGCTCGCGCTGGGTGGCAAGACCTACAAGCTCAAGTTCGGCCACCACGGCGGAAACCACCCGGTCAAGCAGCTTCATAGCGGCAAAGTCGAGATCACCGCGCACAACCACAATTTTGCCGTCGATCCCGACAGCCTGCCGCAAAGTGAGGTCGAGCTGACCCATATCGACCTGAACGACAACACGCTCGAGGGCATGCGTCACAGAAACCTGCCGGTGTTTAGTGTTCAATATCACCCGGAGGCTTCGCCCGGCCCGCACGATTCGCATTACCTGTTCAAGGATTTTGTGAAGATGATGGAGGAGTGGAACGGTCAGAGCAGTGTCTAA
- the lepB gene encoding signal peptidase I, translating into MATEPNPLNHVTPADATVLPVKPEGARRYTLVSAWLRDLIISLAISAFIIIFLYQPVKVEGTSMMPGLFDQERIFINKFVYRLEPIGRGDIVVFRYPRDTTKSYIKRVIGTAGDRVLIEQGRVYVNGQQLDEAYVPTFYADTRSYPEIVVPPHCYFLLGDHRTMSDDSRDFGPVDQRYIYGKAVFGYWPIDRVGTLR; encoded by the coding sequence ATGGCTACCGAGCCGAATCCCCTGAATCACGTCACCCCGGCAGATGCTACCGTCTTGCCGGTTAAGCCGGAGGGTGCTCGCCGCTATACGTTAGTATCGGCCTGGTTACGAGACCTGATCATCTCCCTTGCCATTTCCGCATTCATCATCATTTTTCTCTACCAGCCGGTAAAAGTTGAGGGCACCAGCATGATGCCCGGACTGTTCGACCAGGAGCGCATCTTCATCAACAAATTTGTCTATCGGCTGGAACCCATCGGCCGTGGGGACATAGTTGTCTTCCGGTACCCCCGGGACACTACCAAGAGCTATATCAAGCGGGTGATCGGGACCGCTGGGGACCGCGTGCTGATTGAGCAGGGCAGAGTGTACGTCAATGGGCAGCAATTAGACGAAGCATACGTGCCGACTTTTTATGCCGATACCCGCTCCTATCCCGAAATCGTAGTGCCGCCACACTGCTACTTCCTGTTGGGCGATCATCGCACCATGTCGGATGACAGCCGCGACTTCGGGCCAGTGGACCAGCGCTACATCTACGGCAAGGCGGTGTTTGGCTATTGGCCCATTGATCGGGTGGGAACATTGCGCTGA